The Zymobacter palmae DNA window GGTGATCAAGGCGATACGGCTATAAAGGCGAAGGAGTATCAATAGCAAGGCACTCTTGTGGTGTCTTGGTACGATATCCACGCTCCTTTATATAAGAAGGCCTATATCATTCAGGATATAGGCCTTCTTGTTATCACATGCTCAATTAATGAAGTTCTTGCCCTGCTTCAGGATGATATCACACGCTTTTGTTCGAGCTTTCTTGGCAACAGGAGTGTTCTTGAGGCTGTCCAGATTGATCTGTTGTCCGTTACTGGTATTAAGAATACCCGCCAGCCCTTGGGTATAGTCGGTCTGCTGCTCCTGTTCCTGCGTGCCTGTCAGGCCCAGTTTGTTCATTAGCTGCGTCTTGACGTTTTCGGCATTGGTGGCCGATACCAGTTTCTGCTGCATGCAGTATTGCAGTACGCCGGTGGCGTTGCTCATGGTGCCGGAGCTCAGTGTCTGGTTGTTACCGTTCAGCAGCCCTGTCAGGGCGCTTCCCGCCGTGGCGGTGGTTGAGGCCGACGTGGTGGCCGATGATGTGTTGCTTTGTGTTTGGCCGAGCTGGCCAAGTGCTCCGGAAAGGGAGTCCTGCAGGCTTACGGCCTGTACGCCGCTTGCCGCCAGTGCGGCCGCGATACCGAGGGCGCTCGCGATGCCTTTGATTGATTTCATCGTATGGAACTCCTGTTCTTTGATGGAAAAATAGGATATCGCTTGGGGTAGGTAAACGCGAGCCAACCGCTCTGGTTGGCTCGCGTTTTATTGATATGGCGTTGCTTAAACGGTGTGTAACCACTATGCCGTGGTGATGCTTTCCATGCTATCCCGTGTGCTTTTCTCTGCGCTATCGGGCAGGGGCAGGATCGTGTATTTCATGCCGACTACGCGGCTTTCCAACCCTTTCAGCCATACCTGCACCGTAGGACCGGCCGTCTTGACCGCCTTGCTCTGCCCCGTTGCGGTATCAAACGAGTAGTTAGCGTAGCTGATACAGTCGAATACGTCGGGATTGTGCGTGGGAATCAGCATCCAGCTGTAGACGTACTGTGTGTTCTGCTCCTGCCCTTGATAGGGGGCCCCTAGCGATTTCTGCTGTACGACGACGCCGGAGTCATTGAGCGGGGTCAGGGAGCCGAGGAAGTGGTCGGCACGGAAGCCCAGCAGGTAGTCGCGGTTGGACAGGGCGGGGTAGTGCGTCACCAAGGTGTTCTTGTTGCCGTGCCCGACCACAAATAGGTACACGTGGTCATCGTGGTCGATGATGTTGATGCGCTCGATCTCATCAGTCACGAGGTTGGCGGTCAGCCACGGGGGCAGGAACTCACCGTGGGTGCAGTCTTCATCCTGCAATTCGAGTACACCGACGCAACCGTTGGCCTTAAGGTCATCGATGGTGGGTTGGTAGTCCGGTTCGAAGTCATTGCTGCCGATGTAGTCGCGCTTGACGCTGCCTGCCGGACAGAGGGCTGTGGCAGTGTTCGCTTCGAACAGCAGATAGTGTTTGCCAGTATGCGGATCGACGTACTTGTGCGGATCGCGGAAGCAGCTGTTTTCGCTCTGGTCAGAGCCAAGGCTGCGGTCATGGGCCGTTGGGTAGTGGGACTCGCGCAGGCTGGCCTGTTCCGCTGTTTCGTAATAAACACCATCGGGTTCGGCCAGTACGTCATGATAGGTCGGGGCGCTGATGATCAGTTTGCCGCCGGTGCTGCTAAGGGGCTGAAGCGCGGTGGCGAAGCGTTGGCGGGTTTGCCAGTTGCCGTTCAGTTCAACGCTCTGGGCCAGCGTATAGAACGTCTGCAGGCGGCCGTCGTCGCGCAGCACCGTCGAGCCGCTCCATTCCTGGCAGTCATCGTACAGCTTGCTTTCGAACAGGAAACCACCGGGAGTGTAGTGTTCACCATCGGCCGAGTAGAAGTATGCGATGCGGGCATTGGCGCTTTCGTTATCCTCGACGGGGCGTACCAGTGCGATCA harbors:
- a CDS encoding glycoside hydrolase family 68 protein; this translates as MTTSTTTNATTQPSHWTRETAARIQASSTNTFPPFNLAKVLPLMPGYHVWDSWFVMTEAGQIASVKGFKVLIALVRPVEDNESANARIAYFYSADGEHYTPGGFLFESKLYDDCQEWSGSTVLRDDGRLQTFYTLAQSVELNGNWQTRQRFATALQPLSSTGGKLIISAPTYHDVLAEPDGVYYETAEQASLRESHYPTAHDRSLGSDQSENSCFRDPHKYVDPHTGKHYLLFEANTATALCPAGSVKRDYIGSNDFEPDYQPTIDDLKANGCVGVLELQDEDCTHGEFLPPWLTANLVTDEIERINIIDHDDHVYLFVVGHGNKNTLVTHYPALSNRDYLLGFRADHFLGSLTPLNDSGVVVQQKSLGAPYQGQEQNTQYVYSWMLIPTHNPDVFDCISYANYSFDTATGQSKAVKTAGPTVQVWLKGLESRVVGMKYTILPLPDSAEKSTRDSMESITTA
- a CDS encoding DUF2501 domain-containing protein, translated to MKSIKGIASALGIAAALAASGVQAVSLQDSLSGALGQLGQTQSNTSSATTSASTTATAGSALTGLLNGNNQTLSSGTMSNATGVLQYCMQQKLVSATNAENVKTQLMNKLGLTGTQEQEQQTDYTQGLAGILNTSNGQQINLDSLKNTPVAKKARTKACDIILKQGKNFIN